The Sediminispirochaeta smaragdinae DSM 11293 genome has a segment encoding these proteins:
- a CDS encoding HmuY family protein, whose protein sequence is MVKVHRFFFYILALMTAVLLLGSCDNLLGSDNDDDDDDDSSSYSTSTAAVDYLGDNLSIFFDFSTGTLTAVDHDMWDVAIATDGAIIANSGDYGSGVTVYKTSSTDISDDLSSYESKVAEYTFKSGTTLYGDQTETNPFDDEIGSGGSGSGTVYLVKDEAGIYYKLVFTSYGPMGQYSVNAVEGLSGTSTETISGTIDAAYGYTYFDLGTQAAVTVAPKKSEWDILFTRTNDILDDGSGGAYIAGRSDVLLNTAGGVEGATVDDTAIEAVVNISDYTFSSVIDTLGYSWYTHNHSATPAYSVNTLTYVVETTEGNYAKLQPGSFYGPNSEQFYMTFRYYYQADGSTNFSR, encoded by the coding sequence ATGGTGAAAGTACACCGTTTTTTCTTTTATATACTTGCCCTCATGACAGCGGTCCTGCTCTTGGGATCCTGTGATAACCTTTTGGGCAGTGACAATGATGATGATGATGATGATGACTCATCCAGTTATTCTACGTCCACAGCCGCTGTGGATTATTTGGGTGACAATCTGTCTATTTTCTTCGATTTTTCGACTGGAACGCTAACAGCGGTCGATCATGACATGTGGGATGTTGCTATTGCAACGGACGGGGCTATTATTGCCAACAGTGGCGATTATGGTAGTGGTGTTACCGTCTATAAAACAAGCTCAACCGATATAAGCGACGACCTCAGTTCTTATGAGAGCAAGGTAGCTGAATACACATTCAAATCCGGTACAACCCTTTATGGCGATCAGACCGAGACTAATCCCTTTGACGATGAGATCGGTAGCGGTGGAAGCGGTTCCGGGACGGTCTATCTTGTGAAAGATGAGGCCGGTATCTATTACAAGCTCGTATTCACCTCATATGGTCCTATGGGACAGTACAGTGTGAACGCCGTTGAAGGCCTTAGCGGAACAAGTACGGAAACTATTTCCGGGACCATAGATGCTGCTTACGGCTATACGTACTTTGATCTTGGAACACAGGCCGCAGTGACTGTGGCACCGAAAAAAAGTGAATGGGACATCTTGTTTACCAGAACAAATGATATTCTGGATGATGGGTCGGGGGGTGCCTATATAGCGGGGCGTTCCGATGTATTGCTCAATACTGCCGGTGGGGTAGAGGGAGCTACGGTAGACGATACCGCTATCGAAGCGGTGGTAAACATCTCCGATTACACCTTTTCTTCCGTCATAGATACGCTTGGGTATAGTTGGTACACCCATAATCACAGTGCAACACCGGCATATTCTGTCAATACGCTTACCTATGTGGTTGAAACCACGGAAGGGAACTATGCAAAATTGCAACCTGGCAGTTTCTATGGCCCCAATAGCGAGCAGTTTTACATGACCTTTCGATATTACTATCAGGCAGATGGATCAACGAACTTTTCTCGTTAA
- a CDS encoding SDR family oxidoreductase, with translation MQYLNDMFGLTGKTVVITGGGGAIASALAEAYLKAGAQVSLWNRSSTSMENVSKSLKATFPGAHKTLQTVLADTGNETETQKALEACIDHFGSVDILVNGVGGNKGKGAFVDTDIDQFKTVMELNLVAGLLVPTKVITTWWIKKDMPGSIINLSSMASYTPLSGVWAYDAAKAGVLNLTMASAKEFAPYKIRVNGIAPGFFLGRQNRALLVDQASGELTERGKAIIERTPYGRFGEVQELAGAALFLASNKASGFVTGVTIPVDGGFLADNI, from the coding sequence ATGCAGTATCTCAACGATATGTTTGGCCTTACAGGAAAAACGGTCGTCATCACCGGGGGAGGAGGTGCCATAGCTTCGGCCCTTGCCGAAGCATATCTGAAAGCAGGCGCACAGGTCTCGCTCTGGAACCGAAGCAGTACCAGCATGGAGAACGTGTCGAAGAGCCTCAAAGCAACATTCCCCGGCGCCCATAAAACGTTACAAACCGTACTAGCAGATACGGGAAACGAGACCGAAACCCAAAAGGCGCTGGAAGCATGTATCGACCATTTTGGCTCGGTCGATATTCTGGTAAATGGTGTGGGTGGCAACAAGGGAAAAGGGGCCTTTGTCGATACCGACATTGATCAGTTTAAAACGGTTATGGAACTCAACCTTGTCGCAGGGCTGCTTGTTCCTACAAAGGTTATCACAACGTGGTGGATCAAAAAAGATATGCCGGGAAGCATCATTAATTTGTCGTCCATGGCAAGCTATACCCCACTCTCCGGCGTATGGGCCTACGATGCGGCAAAGGCCGGGGTCCTCAACCTCACCATGGCGAGCGCTAAAGAGTTTGCGCCCTACAAGATCAGAGTCAACGGTATTGCACCGGGCTTCTTTCTGGGGCGGCAAAACAGGGCTCTTCTTGTGGATCAGGCGAGTGGGGAACTCACGGAACGGGGGAAAGCAATCATAGAACGGACCCCTTACGGCCGTTTCGGTGAAGTACAGGAACTCGCAGGTGCAGCTCTTTTCCTTGCATCGAACAAGGCCTCCGGCTTCGTCACCGGCGTGACCATTCCTGTCGACGGTGGATTTCTGGCGGACAATATATAA
- a CDS encoding DUF2271 domain-containing protein, protein MCRTKISMLFTGLMLFSLWQGNSALSAESTTETRKLTLTFTYIRQFGQSSNQFAVWIEDSQKHHVKTLFVTDFTSKEGWKKQTGVLSNWVESADPEGMGADEIDAVSGPTPDQGELSYTWDCTDQDGNPVPDGDYHFFVEGATGWRSRILQKGTITIGSSKDHATSWARYFGKDEKGHGMIGRAKVEFIP, encoded by the coding sequence ATGTGTAGAACAAAAATTTCCATGCTGTTTACCGGACTTATGCTCTTTTCACTTTGGCAGGGCAACAGTGCTCTATCGGCCGAAAGCACAACGGAAACACGAAAGCTAACGCTAACCTTCACCTATATCCGCCAATTTGGGCAAAGCAGTAATCAGTTTGCCGTCTGGATCGAAGACAGCCAGAAACACCATGTGAAAACCCTCTTTGTAACAGATTTCACCTCGAAAGAGGGATGGAAGAAGCAAACGGGTGTTCTTTCCAATTGGGTTGAATCGGCCGATCCCGAAGGCATGGGGGCCGATGAGATCGATGCCGTATCGGGTCCTACCCCTGACCAGGGCGAATTATCGTACACATGGGACTGTACCGATCAGGACGGGAACCCCGTGCCGGATGGTGATTATCATTTCTTCGTCGAGGGAGCAACAGGGTGGCGAAGCCGCATCCTCCAGAAGGGAACCATTACCATCGGAAGCAGTAAAGATCATGCGACATCATGGGCACGGTATTTTGGGAAGGATGAGAAAGGTCACGGCATGATCGGCCGTGCAAAGGTAGAATTCATTCCCTAA
- the tatC gene encoding twin-arginine translocase subunit TatC, which translates to MSNDLRMTFFEHLSELRKRLFYIAISIVLFSGIGYYFVEPAVEVLKKPAQGLTFVYLTPPELFLAYIKISVTMGIIASVPVILFQIWRFVKPGLEKREVAALGFTIIFGTIFFITGAFFSYRIILPITLTFFLKYSTPEITAMFSFGNYIGFISSIMIAFGVAFELPIVVVILTRVGLVNHKKLQQAAKYILLGIVVMAAILTPPDVVSQILLAGPMFVLYELSVLLAMIFEKRKQKEEALAETHA; encoded by the coding sequence GTGAGTAATGATCTGCGCATGACGTTCTTCGAACATCTTTCGGAGTTGCGAAAGCGACTTTTTTACATTGCAATTTCCATCGTTCTCTTTTCCGGTATCGGTTATTACTTTGTCGAACCGGCGGTAGAGGTTCTCAAAAAGCCGGCACAGGGGCTTACGTTTGTTTATCTGACGCCGCCGGAGCTCTTTCTTGCCTATATCAAGATATCTGTTACCATGGGGATTATTGCTTCCGTACCGGTTATTCTTTTTCAGATATGGCGATTTGTAAAACCGGGGCTTGAAAAAAGGGAAGTAGCCGCCCTCGGCTTTACCATCATCTTCGGAACAATCTTTTTCATTACCGGAGCCTTCTTTTCCTACCGGATAATATTACCGATCACCCTGACCTTCTTTTTAAAGTATTCAACACCGGAGATTACCGCTATGTTCTCCTTTGGAAACTATATCGGCTTTATCAGTTCCATCATGATTGCCTTCGGTGTTGCCTTTGAACTCCCCATCGTCGTCGTCATTCTTACCCGAGTTGGACTTGTCAATCACAAAAAGCTGCAACAGGCTGCAAAATATATCCTTCTCGGAATTGTAGTCATGGCGGCAATTCTCACCCCACCCGATGTCGTTTCCCAAATTCTTCTGGCAGGCCCCATGTTCGTCCTTTACGAACTTTCCGTTCTCTTGGCAATGATCTTCGAGAAGCGAAAGCAAAAAGAAGAAGCACTTGCGGAAACACATGCATAA
- the tatA gene encoding twin-arginine translocase TatA/TatE family subunit: MFIGRFGPFELILILAIALLIFGPKKIPEIGKAIGKTIREFKKGSKGEDDELQNEDERSEDPKQITEAPQSPSRRRAKKKKKAESN, encoded by the coding sequence ATGTTTATCGGAAGGTTTGGGCCCTTTGAGCTCATTCTTATTCTGGCAATTGCCCTGTTGATTTTCGGCCCTAAAAAGATACCCGAAATTGGAAAGGCCATTGGCAAAACGATCAGGGAATTCAAAAAGGGAAGCAAGGGTGAAGATGATGAGCTTCAGAACGAAGATGAACGCTCGGAAGATCCCAAACAGATAACAGAGGCCCCCCAGTCTCCCAGCCGGAGGCGCGCAAAGAAAAAGAAGAAGGCCGAAAGCAACTAA
- a CDS encoding twin-arginine translocase TatA/TatE family subunit has product MFGFGRLGPMELILIFVIALLIFGPKKLPEIGKSLGSAIREFRAHSNKLTEELSLDETKAPAGQVPKPETSEATVAQVSSKEEQK; this is encoded by the coding sequence ATGTTTGGATTTGGAAGGCTCGGCCCCATGGAACTGATCCTTATTTTTGTCATAGCACTTCTTATCTTTGGCCCGAAAAAGCTACCGGAGATAGGGAAGTCCCTGGGAAGCGCCATACGAGAATTCAGGGCTCACTCAAACAAGCTAACCGAAGAATTGAGCCTTGACGAAACAAAGGCACCTGCCGGGCAGGTTCCGAAGCCGGAAACCTCCGAGGCAACGGTAGCCCAGGTGAGCAGTAAAGAAGAACAGAAGTAA